The Chaetodon trifascialis isolate fChaTrf1 chromosome 11, fChaTrf1.hap1, whole genome shotgun sequence nucleotide sequence GCATGTTAGCTAAACAAACCATTAATTTGTTTAATCAGACAAACTGTTTTCATGTTAGCAAGCAGTTTTCATGTAACTCCACTGAAACCAACCTCCTTTCACTTCTGTTTTCTATCTGGTGCCTTATTTGTGGCACAAATACTGCCCAAAACACAAGATGGCAATCCTAGACATCAAAAGAAAGATAAGGTACATCAAATCTCTTGATTCTTCAATAAGTAGTGCTGCTTCTGTCTGACTTTTCTAAAGCTGTAATGTTTCCTACAGACTGCCTAACACCATGTACGCTGTTGTGGACGTTACCTGAAATGATCCCAGAATAAGATCGAATACCATCCTAACTTGTGGGTGGATGTGGTCGGGGATGAAGGCAAAAATGATGTAATTTATTCCAAAGAGCGGTATCAACAGCAAAGTGGATTTAGCCAGTCTCctgtaaaaagaggaaaaatgaaaaagtgagGTGAAGGCTTGTGTTGCCCCACAAAAGCGAGAGTCAATAAGCAAAAGCTATGATTGTTCACCACTAAGaacacagtggtggaaaaaatatTTAACATCACTTGATAAGAAATTACTTTAACCTCTGCTCTGACAGAGATGTTGACATTCTACAATGAAAACGTACGAGTACTGATTGGATTCCTTTCTTCCGATGTCAGGGCAATTCATCTTCTGTAGCAAAATCCGGATTATacaaatgaagaggaaaaagttCACCTGccagcaaacaaaacacaagttaaTGTGATTGCATTATGCAAAACTGTGTATGAAATGTTACTCATGAAGAGGCACCGAGACTCACAAGTATGGTGACTAAAATAGGCGTTTTGATGATCCACCAAGGACTGTCATCGATTGTCTCCCAGCATCTGTCGGAAGAGATAAAAGAGTAAATACAtagagattttttaaaaaggaaacaatGAAATAAGATTTAACAAACCCTTGAACTGTGGAGAGGGCAGTAACtacagaaacagtgaaatcgGGAAAAAGATTTGATGTTTTGAGGCTAGTTACCCAGCTAGCTAATACCTTTAATTATGACTTTAAAATGATCTTGTCCATTTGAACTCATGAACAAGTATAAAagatttatttacagttttgtttacagtacatttaaatTTGTGGCGTCAAAGTAGCTTGACCAAACCCAGTCACATTAATTCTGAATCAGAGGCTGTGGCGCTAATTTACTCTGCAAAGCTAAGCTAGTTATCTTTTAGCAGGGCTGGTAGCTGGTATTTTTCTCCATTGTGATGGTGTTTAGCTACTGCGCCACTTACGAGTGACACAGTAATTCTGTGACATACAGAATTACTAAGATATTAGAAaatcaaaactttatttttttaattacaggAGACAGGAAAAAGTAGGTGAATTTAGCTAATGCTACCTGTGTGAAGTTCGCTAGCTAGTTCATCCTAAACATAGCTCTCTTACTGTAGCCGTGTTGTAGGTTGTAGAACACAGAGACTAGACCAGAgagcattttctttcctttttagaAAATGACATATTACTAACACACATtgtaatattttgtattttgaagtAATTTTGAACAAATATGTTGTTAATCCATGTTTTGCTTTGTAGGGTGGCGTAGCCATGATACGGTCAGCTCTTGCTGCAGTTGAACAGTTCACCGCAGACCTCCACTGAGACCAGCTGTTAATCATCACACTAACCTACATGCTCTTTTGTTGATTGTGTAAATGTATGTTTATATTTGCAAATCTACCCACTGTAAATGACTTGGACTGTTAAGTTACTTTAACAGGATTAAAGACGAATGTTTAACTCACCCAGGATCATTTAAAAAAGCCTTTGTAATCACCCATGCTGAGATAAAGATGGTTGGAGCCCCTGCAAACCAGAACATAAACAGAATTTGTGGAAGTGAtttcaacattaaaaacatttgctttGTCACAGAGAGAAACGATTAATTATGTCCACTGTTCAAACACCAATACCACCAAAAATGACAGTGCCTTCAGCGTGTGTACTCTGTTAATCTTTTGGATGATTTTATTGCTAAAGCAATATTGCATTTTGGGTATGCTTATCATTTTCAACTAGACTCATATATGCTTTGTGCCAATATTGGTTCATCCTGGGTATCTGCAGGAAAGTCACAGGCTTGTTTCCATTTCCCAGCTGGCAGACACAACATTTCAGGCCTATTTATAGAGTGACTTTACTGGGATGACGGAAAAAACACCATCAGAAAAAATGGTTGGTGAATATTTGTTTCAAAGATAAGTAACATTGGAATTTAGGACCAAAATAAGTGtagatgaaagatgaaaatatgGGGCCAAGATACTTTTGAGATAAAAACTCTCAAGGGTTCAGGGTTCATCTCCGGATGAATAACTGCctttatatatgtattttgATAAGATCTGCCAAACAGCATGCATGTTGCCAAAGGGATCTatccattaaaaacactgaaagtctAAATTGTCAGAGCATCAAACACAGAACTCTTAGATTCAATTATAACAATAAAAGCAGAGtggcagctgcctgctgtggctaaTCTCCAACTACCAACAAGGCTCATCCATATGCAGAGGGTAAGAACATCATTTTCCTGTGCATGTACGAAGCCTCACTTAGAAATTCATTTACATATGGTCATGTATGTTGTGGCTGTTGGAgtaaagacaaaacagacattcaGGTTGACTGATGATTGTGTTTTGATGGGCATTTGATGATCTCTGAGTGCCACTTCAGACAAATGCAAGGATCAAATGCCACTGCAAATGAGCTCGTGTGAGCTGCCTGTATTCATCAACATATGGTTAAAAGGCTGGCACATACCCCAGCCAATCAGGATGTACCACCAGAAGTACTTCCTCTCAGAGAAGAAGGAAACGGCTAACAGGGTGTGGAGATACAGGCCCTCCACCAGCAGCCAGAAGTAACTCGCCATGATGCCGTACTGGAAGAAGACCACCACAGCCTTGCAGCCCATCTGCAGGAGAACCAGGATGTTAGTGGCTTAGTGCATTGCCAGTGACTGTAGATAGAGATAGTTCCAAATGATAAAGACATTTTGTTATCAGTGGATGAAGCtatacagaaaatgtttttagtaAATTACTCTGTAATTAGCAGTAATTAAAAGGATCTGTTAGACTTGGGGCATGTCACATATCTAAAGCAGTAGTGAGGAGGCAGTCAAAATATGAGCATGATATAATTAGACACAATTCTACAGGGGTTATCTTATGGCTGTGCTGATTATACTAATTATGACCGCTAGACTAAATACATCTACAATCAAAGTGTATTTGACATTCATGTTCATTTCATATCTGAAGCCCCCCCACAGTACGATGGGAAGATACGATTTTTGGTGGCTCAGTAGGTATAATATTATTGTCAAATAGTGAACAGCATACCGATCCACTGTGATGTCTGCTCTGCAACAGCAATTGAATGGCTTAAAGCGATATGAAACTGTCCCTGTCACTAATATTGGTCGAGCCCCCCAAAAGACTGGATCTTGTACTTCCTTTAATGCAAATTGCAAGCATCTTTCATCAGACCCTAGAAGGCATCCACAGTTGTACAATTTGCCCTACAAATTTGTAGACATCCAGCCCAAGGCTAGATAACTCTGATGACATTACCTGACACTTTGTCGCTAGCCTCTGATCCACCAGCCTATGAAACTCAATGCTATCTGTCATTGAGGGATTTTTCATTGTTCTTCCAGAAAAAGTTAAGCATTTTCCCAGTATTTACTGAGGCTAACAACTAACTAGTTATcttcaaaaagacaaaataattcCCATGGAAAGGCAGCTATTTCCATGTCTACACAACATGAATGGACTGCACAACATAAGGTTTTGATTCAGGGCtagattttcattcatttgtattcTTACAAATGTCTGtgattttgaatgtgttttttggcCAATTTGACTTTGGCTCTCTATACAAGAATTTCCACAAGCTGAGTAGCGCTCCTCATGGAGAGTAAACTGATCTTGACGTGTTAAATGAAATCCCTTTGAATATGACActtttaccatttttttttttaatgctgggTTTAGAAACAGTTGAGAGGGTTAGCAGCTGTGTTTGGACAGGACAATCTGTGTACGCTGAGGAGGAAATGTCTAACCTCAGCCATTAACAATTAACACTCGGGGATAGTAAAGCAGGTGATTTACTGTCTGCTCATCTAATCCTCTCTGGTAATAAAGCAGTGGATTCAACTGGAGAAAGATCTGAGATACTGGAGTTGGTGACATGATAAGTTGATAAGTTGATAAGTATAAAACAGCCTGAGTATATGACACTGTTACCAGTTCAGTAGCTTATTTAACTCCTTATCTTAACTTAGAACTTTGTCTCACCCatgaaaaagtaattaaaactAGATATCAAAACTCTGTTCATGATTTATTGACAAATGTCTCCATATTTCAGGCTTAATGTTCAGCAAACAGGAACTCTCACAACATCCTGCTGGACAGATGAATGAGGAAGGGACTTGGCAAACACTGTTACACCCAAAGGCACTTGAGCCTTGCATGTTAAGTAAACTCCGAGACAAAGCGTTAAAGTCAGTAAAAGTCTGAGTGAGCAATCAAATGGATGCTGTTTGCTTCAGTTAAGGAAGAAGCTTCTGCTGGTGCATCAGATCGACAAGTTAGCTGTGTCTTTGATGCAGGACTTTTGATGATGATGGGAGCCATGAGGAACACAGTGTGCAGTGTACTCACAGATGACTGGCAATTGTCTGTCTCACCGACGTCATACAGAACCACGTCCTTGATGAAAACTGCCACAGCTTTCAGtatgaaagacacaaacagatgcaTGTGGATGTAGTTTCTCGTGCAGTGCAGCTTCCTGTAAAAGCAGACAAATAAAGAGTAGGATTACTTAAGCAATAATTAAGCACACTTATCTTAATGAATTCATCCgatgaaacatttcaaattGTGTTTACTTGACCTTTCCTGAGAATCATGTGGTGGTGGAGTGAGTATTTATGGCACCAAAACATGCAATCAGAATAAATATGAAGAAAATATTCACCCAAACCTTCACTGACAAAATTTAGTGGGGCAAACATTCACAGAAGGAATGTGTGTTTTAACGAAGGAGAGGAGTCATTATAAGCACTTACATGACCATGGCTACAGCTGCTACCTAAATGTCAAGCTACACGCACCCTTCAATTGTCAAGAAAAGCTATGTGTATCTTTAATGCTTTTTACAAATGTAGTTTTCCAGTGAaccatacagtatatttatcaggcaggaaaaaatgtgaaaaaacactgactttCAGCACAGAGGTAAACAAGAACAAATCAGGGCTTTGCAGAGAAAATGTCACTAATGTAAATTCTCTCTTCTGTGTGTTCTCAAACAAATGCCTTCTCTGTGAGGTTATGATTGGGGGTGAATTGAGTAACCCATCAGGAGAGTCATCCCAGCAGGGTGGGCgcactgacacacagcatcaaccAGCTGCATGAACATGCCGTCTGCAGCCGAACATAAACACTAAATGCTTTTCACATCCTGTGCCTGTGCTCGAGAGTCCAAACCATTGGCATTTCATAAGCCAATGAGTAAACACATCTCTTGTTGTTTAGCCCGAAATGCACAAGCACTCCAAATACAAACACACCCAACTGAACAGACTGCTTTGTTTCTTAGAAGCCACACACACCAGCCACTTAAACTTATTCTAATGATCAGTGCCGTGTTGTGTCAACATGCACAAGCACGCACTTTTTCTCTGCAACCTCAGGACTGGAGGTCAACTGGGAACAGCTGTGAACAGCAGCCCGTGAGTGGTGACTTTATGGCTGCCTGCAGTTGACCTCTTTGTTTGAGAAATGTTGTAACATGTTATGTCGAATTTGGACGTCTTGTCCCACAAATTCTGCCTGGGTCACATTActgtgtgaaaaacactgtaaacCCTCTATAAAAGGCAGGaagtaaaatgtgaaatgagagATTGACAGGGTTTTATCGCTCTAAATGATGCAAAAAGGTCTTTGATTGTCTTCACACAGGGACATTAAGAAGCATTTTGATCGATCTCCTTACCGAAAGAGACACAGTATGATGATGGCAATCGTCAGAGAAATGAGCGACACGCTGTGACCAATGGTGTAACCCACTTTGATAGCGTCAAAGAATTCTCcctgcaaaaacacattcagttaCACTCACTTAAAACAGTTGAGCTGGCATTGAACATGAATCTCCAGCAGCAGTAGCCACATGGGCTGGAGGGGTTTCATAACCTGGTTGCCATACCGTATTACCGTCCATGGTGCTGTTGGGATTGTATCCACAGTCCATTATGTAGGAGTCTATGCTGATAATGGTCCAGCCATCCTCAGTGCAGGTCTTTGACAAGTTACCTAATGAGCAGCGGGACAGAGGGAATATTCATTATTCTTGCAAGAACACAACAAATTACTGTGACAGATTCAGTTTGTTTCAATTACAAGTGATGTGTTTCAATattgtgtgtaagtgtgtgtgttggggggaggGTGCAGGGTGTATGAGCCACAAGGCAAACTAGGCAAACTACATTTACTCACCCTTAATTATGTCAGACTGAGATGTGTGTATATGTCTCTCTGGAATACTTCCAAATGCTAAAAGGAAATAGAAGGAATGACTGAAGGGGATCAGTCGTCCCACTGGCTCAGAGATGCTGGGACAGTTCCCATGTGCATTTGCCTCCATCTGTTTCTTAATTACTCTCAGGCTGAACGCAGACACCAGGAGGCCAACAGTCGAGCAGAGAGATA carries:
- the LOC139338800 gene encoding vasoactive intestinal polypeptide receptor-like — protein: MCDMMKEIDKERNMCEAQIENKTTGCSGIWDKITCWPSADVGQVVTIPCPKYLFYFSGDVPTRNLSKTCTEDGWTIISIDSYIMDCGYNPNSTMDGNTGEFFDAIKVGYTIGHSVSLISLTIAIIILCLFRKLHCTRNYIHMHLFVSFILKAVAVFIKDVVLYDVGETDNCQSSMGCKAVVVFFQYGIMASYFWLLVEGLYLHTLLAVSFFSERKYFWWYILIGWGAPTIFISAWVITKAFLNDPGCWETIDDSPWWIIKTPILVTILVNFFLFICIIRILLQKMNCPDIGRKESNQYSRLAKSTLLLIPLFGINYIIFAFIPDHIHPQVRMVFDLILGSFQGFVVAVLYCFLNGEVQAEIRRKWRRWMLQRFLGADTKYQQPSIGSNGNNFSTQITMLTKCSPSTRRASECQEHLSAI